The following coding sequences are from one Poecilia reticulata strain Guanapo linkage group LG18, Guppy_female_1.0+MT, whole genome shotgun sequence window:
- the LOC108167202 gene encoding uncharacterized protein LOC108167202 translates to MNRGGKMKFLLRSLLLSSLCALSSWSVSSGTLITQSLDVSVQEGETAKITCCWNGSADRVRFTWLKIQTLIENKTVIDQSTGFQNEQKNKCSVLTLETMTKNDSGKYICKVTVEIPVLKEALGNGTTITVTARKSTNDSKIEGQKNTGGNLPYPVIIALGVVVPLFLITLICFCSLRKKKGQAARVIYEVPHTDSIEADMDKSSTSSSRGSTQWCEVAMYDSLDYFERVEPKRTK, encoded by the exons ATGAATCGAGGTGGAAAGATGAAGTTCCTACTGAGAAGTCTGCTTCTTAGCTCTCTCTGCGCGCTCTCATCATGGA GTGTTTCTTCAGGAACACTTATTACTCAGAGTCTGGATGTTTCTGTCCAAGAAGGAGAGACAGCAAAGATCACCTGCTGCTGGAATGGGTCAGCTGACAGAGTTCGCTTTACATGGCTGAAAATCCAAACATTAATAGAGAATAAAACTGTCATAGATCAGTCCACAGGCTTTCAGAATGAGCAGAAAAATAAGTGTTCAGTTCTGACATtagaaacaatgacaaaaaatgacTCAGGAAAATACATCTGTAAAGTTACTGTGGAGATACCAGTTTTAAAGGAAGCTCTAGGAAATGGAACGACCATCACAGTTACAGCCAGAAAGAGCACAAATGACAGCAAAATTGAAG GGCAAAAAAATACTGGAGGAAATCTGCCGTATCCCGTGATCATTGCCTTGGGTGTCGTGGTCCCGCTCTTCCTCATCACTCTCATCTGTTTCTGCTCTCTGCGCAAGAAGAAAG gaCAAGCAGCCAGGGTGATCTATGAAGTTCCACACACTGACTCTATCGAAGCAGATATGGACAAAAGCAGCACCAGTTCCTCCAGAGGCTCAACCCAGTGG TGCGAAGTGGCCATGTATGACTCCTTGGATTACTTCGAGCGAGTGGAGCCCAAAAGAACTAAATAG